Proteins encoded by one window of Arvicanthis niloticus isolate mArvNil1 chromosome Y unlocalized genomic scaffold, mArvNil1.pat.X SUPER_Y_unloc_23, whole genome shotgun sequence:
- the LOC143441090 gene encoding LOW QUALITY PROTEIN: uncharacterized protein LOC143441090 (The sequence of the model RefSeq protein was modified relative to this genomic sequence to represent the inferred CDS: substituted 1 base at 1 genomic stop codon) translates to MTKLNMEPCYSGYTGESQPQSASKMFQSLEAVTYEDVHVNFTAEEWNLLDPSQKNLYKDVMLETYWNLTAIGYNLEGHHTEEQYQTSRSHERQERSHTGEKLHEFNQCGKAFSCQSHLHSQKITHTGEKHYEYNQCGKGFTQQSNLRKHKRTHTGEKPHECNQCGKVFSCHSNLQRHKRTHTGEKPHECNQCGKAFSDHSSLQRHKRTHTGEKPYECNQCGKAFARPSHLRSHKRTHTGEKPYECNQCGKGFTQQNHLQIHKRTHTGEKPYECNQCGKAFSYHSSLQIHKRTHTGEKPYECNQCGKGFTQQSNLQIHKRTHTGEKPHECNQCGKDFSDHSSLKKHKRTHTGEKPHECNQCGKAFSDHSSLQRHKRTHTXEKPHECNQCGKAFSDHSSLQRHKRTHTGEKPHECNQCGKAFSCHSGLQYHKRTHTGEKPYECNQCGKAFSDHSSIQRHKRTHTGEKPYECNQCGKTFSCHSNLQIHKRSHAREKP, encoded by the exons atgactaaattgaacatggaaccctgctacagtggatacactggagagtcgcagccccaaagtgcttcgaagatgttccagagcctg gaagcagtgacttACGaagatgtgcatgtgaacttcactgcagaagagtggaatttgctggatccttcccagaagaatctctacaaagatgtgatgcttgagacctactggaacctcactgctatag gctataatttggaagggcatcatactgaagaacaatatcaaacttctagaagtcatgaaag gcaagaaagaagtcatactggagagaaactacATGAatttaatcaatgtggtaaagccttttcatgtcaaagTCATCTCCATTCTCAAAAAAttacacatactggagagaaacattatgaatataatcaatgtggtaaaggctttacacaacaaagtaatctccgaaaacataaaagaacacatactggagagaaacctcatgaatgtaatcaatgtggtaaagtcttttcatgtcacagtaatctccaaagacataaaagaacacatactggagagaaacctcatgaatgtaatcaatgtggtaaagccttttcagatcacagtagtctccaaagacataaaagaacacatactggagagaaaccttatgaatgtaatcaatgtggtaaagcatttgcaaggcccagtcatctccgatctcataaaagaacacatactggagagaaaccttatgaatgtaatcaatgtggtaaaggctttacacaacaaaatcatctccaaatccataaaaggacacatactggagagaaaccatatgaatgtaatcaatgtggtaaagccttttcatatcacagtagtctccaaatacataaaagaacacatacaggagagaaaccatatgaatgtaatcaatgtggtaaaggctttacacaacaaagtaatctccaaatacataaaagaacacatactggagagaaacctcatgaatgtaatcaatgtggtaaagacttttcagatcacagtagtctcaaaaaacataagagaacacatactggagagaaacctcatgaatgtaatcaatgtggtaaagccttttcagatcacagtagtctccaaagacataaaagaacacatacttgagagaaacctcatgaatgtaatcaatgtggtaaagccttttcagatcacagtagtctccaaagacataaaagaacacatactggagagaaacctcatgaatgtaatcaatgtggtaaagccttttcatgtcacagtggtctccaatatcataaaagaacacatactggagagaaaccttatgaatgtaatcaatgtggtaaagccttttcagatcacagtagtatccaaagacataaaagaacacatactggagagaaaccatatgaatgtaatcaatgtggcaaaaccttttcatgtcacagtaatctccaaatacataaaagatcacatgccagagagaaaccttaa